The Arachis ipaensis cultivar K30076 chromosome B07, Araip1.1, whole genome shotgun sequence genomic interval gtttcactgaccttttttttactgtttttagggtagtttcatgtatttccttaggaaataagctagttttgggtagatattcatttacatcttgattcaagcatacattgtgcactttacatgatttcatgaggattttgcatgaatttaatgacaaattggatattgcatttcccatgacttggactagaactttgatgcactttattgcttgatttcaggacaaaggaagcaaagaagaaccacattagtagctatgttagttacactaacgttaacactaacgtggaatgggagtaacttgcaaagttaatgagaaaagtcattgccactaacgctctcgaagccatcattgcccatgttaagagtcacgttaactaagctaacgtgaactctaacgtggaagaaaggaaatggagccaacgttagtgacacttaacattatcactaatgttggaccaagctcataagtggccacgttagttgccacgttaacttagttaacatggcctcTAACATTAAGAAGAAAAGGGGGACGCCAATgttagtgtcattcaactttcccactaacgttggccaagtcacaagaagccacgttaactcccacgttaacctagttaacgtggaagctaacgtgaagaaactagGTGGTCAACAAtattagtgacaccaaacattgtcactaacgttgggatgaacatacactatccccaagaagccacgttaactcccacgttaacctagttaacgtggaagttaacgtgaagaagaaaggttgtcgacaacgttagtgacaccaaacattgtcactaacgttggaaggagccaacacaagccacaatgagccacgttaactcccacgttaacttagttaacgtggaagctaacgtgaggagagggatgatgagccaacgttagtgacattctactttgtcactaacgttagagatggctagcacagccacgttagaagccacgttaacctagttaacgtggactctaacgtgggagctaaggggcacattcgaacgttagtgacaatgttaagtgcactaacgttctcgaaggttggcaagcctacgttaaaagagccacgttaactaagttaacgtggactctaacataggaaaaggggaggcttctcaacgttattggggaGCCACTAacgatcatgctagaaatgctttctcatgctggaccaaattgggtttggatggatatgtgactataatcctctcaacacttgatttgggaaatgcatgtgttataatcaatgaccatacttcatctcttctcatgagcaattgaccaaggaattggctattgatcaagatttgagagattgaattacaagaaattgtaattcgatcacttaagattgccaaggagatcaataagtgcattgattgaggaagagatgaaaatgaaattgatccggagaatgcaacatctcctgagcccaatgaactctccatttctgatcttacccattctctttaatttcagtcatttacttttatgagatatttctccattcccatttaagattctgtaatttactttccgtcatttacattcagctttttatttctagcatttacttttctgttatttactttccctccatttaattttctacaattctcaacccaaattctgattagctcaactagaacattcctctaattaaagttgcttgatcaatcaatccctgtgggattcgacctcactctattgtgagtttttacttgacgacaaattcggtacacttgccgaaggaaatttgttatgagacaagttttccgtgcatcacaatccaatggttagctacaaggacttgtcgggctggctttataactgacagatgagactcatcagccactaggacaggcatgcatcatatgcattatatgtgatttgtCTGAATTGCCTAATTGACTGTATCATTACTTGCTACTTGCTTAATTGTTCTATCTGCTTCCTACTTGTACATTTCCTTGCCTGATATACTTGTGCTTGCATTTATTTCActgttggtggttgggaggttttCAGCATTTGGAaaggggatatatatatatatagttagacCGAGGATCCTTAAGCTAGTCGCCTATTTACTTTTGTCATGGTTTAGTTCTGTTTATACGCTTTGATTATaatttggaagttctaggattgcctttggctttcctaggacattacatgttagatatttgggcattgttaccatgatgagaacctccggttctcacccatgcggatttttgtggttttcagatacaGGACGTGAGACTCCtcactgaggcatgctggagacctTCTTTTGGCGGAGATCCTTGtatcttgggattttattttagttattacaTGCCTATTTAGATACTATGTTCTCCACTGTATATGTATTTTGTATCacctcctcttagaggttattttggagaaacaggattTGTATATCGTCTTTTGGGTTGTCTTTTGGGATTTccttattatatatgtatgtatactgtatgctcggaccggttatcttcgcaagccGAGTCCCGAgtcttgatatatgtattttggCACTTTTTTGTATATCCCTTCGCTTTAGCTTAATCTCTAACGGTTTGTTTACGTTATCGATCAGAGTGTTGTGCCTTTTGACTCAACGGTTTTGATTTAcccattttcttcaaaggctcctagttataaacatttttgtaatactatacgtactaaattttatttttgatgttgTTATAGctcgccacctctattttatgacttaagcataagactctgtgtggtagggtgttacaatgtaTCACAACATCAACAAACCAAATTAGCCACAGAGCTCTTTACAGTCCTCAATCTGATTTGTAAATGTATTTTCCCAAAAATAACAATTTGATATATTTAGTCTATTAAAGACTAAATTGAGACACGCTTAATCTTTCAAGGATTGgtttaagtttttaactattaACCCTAAAATTAACATaccttttttcttaaaaaaattgctGTCAGCTTTTGCCTAACACCAAAGCAGGGAAAATACCATAGGAAAATACTTTTATGTTTTAACTAGTCAACGACACTTATTGGTTAAAAGGAAATGCAAATCAAAGATTATGTAAGGTACAACTTATTGTTATTTCATCACACAAATTCACACACATAAATGATGCACTTCACAAACTACACACACAGAAACATAAGTAGCATCCACACAGAGAGGGTTGGggtctttttcttttgtaagtTTGTGACAATCATGGAATATAATGAACCTTACTGAATATAAATgtcataaaaaaagaaaagaaaaaacataagATAGTAAAAATAGTAATCATATGATTGAGGCAGCTTAATAATATGAAATTTCTATCTATTTACAtgctataattataattaaaaaattacaattctTTAACAACTGATAATTGAATTAGGACAAAATAAGCTTATCATTAGAACTTAGGAGATCACTAAAACTATCCAATTTGTGGCTAATTGATGATGAATCCCGAAAGAGAAGCTCCATTTACTTCACCTTTGGGTCTCCCTTATCCAGTCTAGAATATAAGAACAATCTTCCCACTTCAAAAAATGCCCTTTACAAGAAAGTAAATGTTAATGTTGTTCCAACAAGAAATATATTCAATATTGTGTTTGTACACACATCTTCTGCACACAATCTAAACTAGTTAAGACACAGATGTTTGCTGAGGACACAAAGAATTGTTCTGTCATACCCAAGCTTTGTATTTTGTGTTGATCAAATAAGAAAGGACAGGAATCTTCACATAATTACTACCTGAAGAATGTCCAAGCATATATTACCATGAACATCTACATTTGGAAGGAAGCAGGTGCTTTCAAATTTGACTTTGGAGCCTTAAAAGAGTAATTATTGGGAAACGAAAGTGACAACTTGTAGTCAATTCCTTCAAACACAGGTCTTTACTTCCTGTTATTGTCCTTTTCCAGCAAAATATGTTGTCTTCCTCAGGAAAAGCAGATATACCTGAATCTCTGCTCATCTAAAATTCCCATGAACACAAAGCTTCAATAATCAGTAATCTTTTTCCAAATACAAGAGAAAGATCATATATATGTAGTGGGCATATAAGCTTCTTACCATTAGCGCCATCAGTTCAGATTGCAATCTGTTCAATAACAATGGCCACAAAACAATTAAGGAGTTAGAAAGAAACAAGTACTTTAAGATCTTTTTTTAATAGGAACACAAAAGAATCAAAACTCCATTCCGAAAACTCAACCCATAAAAAGAATGTGCTTTATTGTTAGAATTATGTAATAAAGATGAAACAATACATCTTTAAAGGAAAAGACAGAGAACAAGAAATAATTCATGATTTCAAATAACAGAAGTTCTCCTTTTCTAATATTATATGGTAAGGGCTGCATCTGAAGTATGTTAGGCCGAGCATTGTTGACCTGTACTTCACCCTGACTTCTATATCCagctgcattagagaaaatataacaaaaacaTATTCCATTGATTTAAGTAAGATGTTAGACACTTCACATACAAAAATTAGCTCAACTACTAACTGAGATGTCTAAAATCAGCGCACCTGTCCCTGGTACTACTAGAGACGAAGTGCCAACACAAAATTGAACTGGTTCCAGCATCTTACTGATcacttaataataaattatttgtttCAAACAGAATAGAGTTCTACATAATAGTTGAGAAGTCAATGCTCAAAGTAGTCATGTTAAAAGTGCTGAAAGTTTCACCTTAGCAAATATTACATGATTCTACATTTATGACATGTTTAAAACAAACTCCTAGAGTAGGGGAAAAAATATAAGAAGCTTAACTATTTCATTTTTAGCCATTAAAAAAACCACCaataagaggaactaaaagaCCAGGGAGTACAGAAATGATGCTTGACATTCAGATGATGCCCATAGGAATTTGATATTCCCTTTTGTTGTTCACTACAAGCTTTATTTTGCATCTATCACATGTTTCATGTACAACATAAGAACATAGTTAGAGAAACTTACCATCTTCAGTTTCCTAAGTTCTCTCCTGGCCATATTTGGACAGAGATTTTAAAAACTGATCGTGCTTGTGGCCGATCCTGATAGATATTACAATAGTCCAACTCAAATCATACCTGAATATATACATGTAATTTTTTAGTTCACCTggtccttattattttatttcagttTACATATATAGCTAAgattttcttctattttaaaattattgaaaCTTATGGTTTGAGAGGTTAAATATACAAGTCAATACATTATCACAAAAGCATGCCTAGAAgatataaataaattatagaaggtttgagaagaagaagagcagCGTTGAGAAGAAAGGAGCATGGGAAGAATAAGAGGAGCAGCGCCACCACAGGACAGGCAAAGCACTAGCAGTTCAGCACTACCTAGCAGCAGCGGAGCACTACCACAGCTGCAGTAGAACAAAATCAAATATCTAGAAGTTTAGAGAGAGAAAAAACCTAAATCCAAATATCATAAtagaacaaaaaataatttagaatagaaaaatcagaaaaaaatgaagaagcacgaaaatcaaaataaaaaatcaaattcaaaaacaaataatcagATCACTTTTCAAGAAAGCAGAATCAGTCTTGACATAACCGTGCTTCACAGCCTCCTTAATGCTATCTTCTTCGGTAAGAATCACTTCATCTAACACattcttttctaagttatttgcCACAAATTTGGCAGCCTTTGCACCACCGTGCccatcaaaaattccaaaaaatggCTGCATTCATCATATCCAAACAAATTTTGCTAATTAGATTTTCTCAAAATCCATTCCACCTAGGGTTACATTCATTATGGTCCTTCCCTATAAGTCATGAATCCCATTAACAAATAAAAACCCTAAATCATTGACCAAACCCATccacaaaattagaataattcATCTATGTTCAAACAAATTAAACATTCCAgaaacaaattaaaaagaaaacataaaattttgttaccaGTTTTTGTTGTCCGCGTAGGTTATCAGCAGCAGAGTAGCGATCTTCCATGTGCTCCCTCCTCCCTCTCTTGNNNNNNNNNNNNNNNNNNNNNNNNNNNNNNNNNNNNNNNNNNNNNNNNNNNNNNNNNNNNNNNNNNNNNNNNNNNNNNNNNNNNNNNNNNNNNNNNNNNNNGCAGCACCACAGCAGAGGGTGTGGGCAGAATGCCAAAGGCCAACAAGGGTTGCGTTGATGGGCGAGGGTTGAGAAACAGTAATAGGGTTCCACAGAGAGAGGGTCAGGTGCGAGGGTTAGACGAACGGCATGGGTGCGACGGTCATTGGCTTACACAGATGACGATGAAGGCGATGATGGCTGGGTTCGATGAAGATGAACGAGGGTTGAGAAAGGGTTCGACAGAGAGAGGgttaaaattgaaaactaagaaaaaaaagtTAAGCGTGGAAAAAAAATTGGGTGGGAAACTAAATTTTGGGGGAGGAAACTCTATCGGTACGTTTTTTTGTAGGGTGCCAAAATAAATAGAATATAGGCACATTTTAAAAAGGTGACCATTGAAACACAAACTAGCCATGCTTTTCAAGCGTGCCGGTTTtactctatggccacgctttttaagcgtggcaaaaaaaacggGTGGCCAAATTTTTAATCAGTGGCCACCCACTGTAAAAGCGTGCCAATTTTCCTCTATCGTCACGCTTTTCAAACGTGGCagtaaaaaagcgtggccaaatttcaAGTAAGTGGGcaccctcgtaaaagcgtgccgatttccCTCTGTGGTCACGTTTttcaagcgtggcaaaaaaagcgtggccaaatcacaaatcagtggccaccctcgtAGAAGTGTGGCCATAGACCACTTTTCGggacgctttaaaagcgtggcaagaaaaaagtgtgCAACAGGCCTTTTTTTTATAGTGTTGATGCTGCAATAAAGGCCAGAAATGGTAAACTCGAATTACAAAAATTAGCCTCaatgtttaattttaatattttgttggGCAGTTCCATTCAGGTACTAATAAGCAATATAACCTGGAGAAATTCAAagactaatttaataattaaaatttaataaaattaaaatatccgATAAATTATTCCTTTGAAAACTAATTTAGGATATTACTTTTATTAGTGAAGATAGTAAACACTAAATTTTTACCTTATGTTGTTTGTACTTTTCACGTATAGCATTCAGGGAACTGGCTTTGGTGATGAGCTGCAAATCTACAAGTTCAAGAACAACAATTTCAAGCTCTAAGGCTTTGTCATTTGTATAGTGCTCTTGGGTTAGATTCTGCAAAATTAAAAGATGGATTTAACTAACTAAATAATAATTATCAGAACAAGGCAAGGGGAGGCCAACAAACAAAACCTAAAATATTAAACAAAGAAGGAAACAAAGACACAGGGAGCAATAACATTGGGTAAGAACTTTAGGCCGGAGTGACGCCTTCTCTTTCTGTTAATTTGtccaaaataaagaagaaatagagaTACAGAAAAGTAGAGAATCAGGGAAGAAAGACTTACCAGTGCTTACGGTGCTGATTGAGGGAGAGACCACTGAGACAGAGACAGAGGGTTCCGAATCCAATGAAGGCATGCCGAAGGGGAGGGATAGAGAAGAGGACGGCAGGTCGGCTGCGATGCTGGTCAGACGAAGGTGGTGATGCTCAAGACGGGGAGACAACGAAGCTCGAGGTGCAGTGAATCGTGCACCGCGGAGCTCGAGGCGCGGTGAAATGAAGATGGTGGAGCTCCAGATGCAGTTAATCGCGGGCGGAAGGAGCTTGAAGAATTGTGAATGGTGGACGCACGCTGTGTGAGACTTGAATGTAGTGCGGGTGAATGAGAAAGTGATTTAGGGTTTGGGTGTGACAGAGAGAGGGTTGTGTGTGAGGGTTAGATGAACATGCATGAAGGTGAGCTTGCTGGGAGTGAGGTTAGATGAAGGGTGGTGCGATGGCAGCTTGCTTCAGGTTAACATTGAATTTGGGAATAACAGTAGTGAAGTGTGTATGAGCTGTTATCACTTCTAGCTAAGTTAAAAgttaactaagaaaaatattaaatgtgGAAAAAAAGGATGGGAATTCAAATTTTGGGGTGAACTCTATCAGTACGCTTTTGCAGGGTACCTAATTAAACACAACATATTGGTACGCTTTAAAATTGTCACCGTTAGAAGACAAATTTGCCACGACTTTAAAACGTGCCGGTTTCTCTCTAtgaccacgcttttaaagcgtgacaaAAAAAAGTTCCTAAATCATAAATTAGTAGCCACCCTCGTAAAAACGTACCGGTTTCTCTCTAAAAATATGACCAAAAAAATGTGGCCAAATCACAAATTAGTTgccaccctcacaaaagcgtggccattgatcGCTTTTAgacacgcttttaaagtgtgacaaaaaaaaagtgtaccaataaattttttttcttgtaatATGAGAAAGGATTTTATATAATTAGATTTGAATTGTAACCCCGATTTAAGTTCAAATTAATCGGTTCGATCTATTAATTCGATTTtagattaaattttttaaaattaatattaaaatttttattttaattatttttattttattaaattataaaatttaattttttaatttttttaaataataattaatttattaattaattatttactaattactctGAATTTATACGTGAAATGAAACAAAGCACGCATGTAGCTTTAATTAATGAGGCATATAATGCAGGCAATTGGCATTACTTAATTAAGCTATGAATGATGCATGAAACGCTAGCTTAACTAAAGCATGCATAGCGTAAATCAAATAAAGCCAATTAAAGAATGCATACATGTGCTATTAATTCATAATGAAGCATGAAGCAAGCGTGGGGCCCATCAATATCAACGAAGCTAAATGAAGCCATATGAAGTAATTATTGCAAGCAAGGATTAAATGAAGCATGAAGGCATTTGGAAATATGCATATATATAATAGCGTGAAGCATTGAATAACGCCAATGTTGTACATGGAGTCACAAGCAGACGTCTTCGAGCGTGTATCCAGCCTTGGAGACGTCTCTCACGCTATATTCTTGCATGCACAAGGAATGCTTTCCAGGGACGCCCATGATGCCGTCCTTAGCTCTTCACTCGCTCAACAATGAATGCACGAGAGAGCTCAGCTTGGAAGCACGGCGTCTCTTGTGGCGTCCAAACCTTCACACGTCCTTCACACTTCCTTCACTTCTTGAGGCACGCCAGAGTGAAGTATGGAGAAATTGAGCTGGGAAGTCGTCTTCGAAGACGTCCCTAGAGTGTCCCACGTGACCCACGTTGAAGCGTGCATAGAAAAACTTCTCAAGGACTTCGTTCACTTGTCTAAAGACGTGACTCATATGTTGATGAAACCAAGTTTGCTCCAGGGACGTCATTCACTCCAAGAGACGTCCAAAGCCACGTTGGGCCAAAATCCAGAGAGTAAATTGGTGGCATTGAAGACGTCTCTCCTTCAAAGACGTTGCTCGCATCAAGGCCCACATCCAAGGCAATTCCTAATGCCTGAGACGTGAGACGTGACACACTTAATGAAGCCCACATCTATCACAACAATTGACGAGGCTCATCAAAATTGAAGCAAGGAAGATCTTTAatgttagttagtttttaatttacatttacttgtaatttgaatttcattttgcatttagaataggccATAAATAAAGGATGAGAGCACCTCATTAGGGAGCACCAGGGGAGCCTTCGGACTCTACTCTCTTCTCACTctcattctcttcttctcttccatttttttCATACCCATTTTGCAATTTCTTTAGTTATGAGTCTCTAATTTCTAACGTTGAGAAAGAGAACTCTGTTACAAATttaatggattaattttatttctttcttcattttcaaTTCTTCTTTCATTGTTTCTTTAGAAAGAATCTTCGTTCTTTATCCCAATGATTCAATAGTCTTGAGAAAGAAATTAAATCCAACTTGAATTCCATGTGAGCTTGAGAAAGCATCATGGAATTGATGCTTGAAGATATTTTTCCCAATTTGGTGAATTTGTGTTTGGGATTGATGTGTGACATATAATCAACCCATAACTTGATTCATAAAATTGTGTGACTCTAAATCAGAGACCAatcttcacctcttctcatgagtaattagaTTAAGAGATTagcaattgatcaagttaagagaaatcaaatcaccaagagattggggtttgATTACTTATGATTTGCAAAGAGATCAATGAtttgcatgattgaagaagagatgaaaattcttagttcttgttatttactttatgGTCATTTATATTCCTGCACTTAAATTCTTGTAATCtactattcttgcaatttactttcttagcatttaaatttccagtactttacttttatgttctttactgtctaactagaataattaatcaactattacttacttaatccgttaatcctcgtgggatcgacctcactcatcatgagttttattacttgatacaacTCAATG includes:
- the LOC107607425 gene encoding probable protein phosphatase 2C 25 isoform X1, translating into MEDRYSAADNLRGQQKLPFFGIFDGHGGAKAAKFVANNLEKNVLDEVILTEEDSIKEAVKHGYVKTDSAFLKTVVVLRCC